The Raphanus sativus cultivar WK10039 chromosome 2, ASM80110v3, whole genome shotgun sequence genome includes a region encoding these proteins:
- the LOC108841120 gene encoding uncharacterized protein LOC108841120 yields MGRRGYGGGGRRSYSTRPKVRSTSFFHKKAKPAKDEKDEKAPPPAKVSPKVETVHCESSRGSFFSSIADGFNWGAGNAMGHRFVESIFGPRTIKTEVVLPERVEVAAVSAIDDNDKYKDYNESCSISYNAFQECLNVEGNKLSKCHVFMDSLFECRKNSSSFNF; encoded by the exons ATGGGTCGCCGCGGATACGGTGGTG GAGGACGCAGATCATACTCAACTCGGCCTAAAGTTCGATCTACATCATTTTTTCATAAGAAAGCTAAGCctg CCAAAGATGAGAAAGATGAAAAAGCGCCTCCTCCTGCTAAAGTTTCCCCTAAAGTTGAGACGGTTCATTGTGAATCTAGTCGCGGAAGTTTTTTTTCATCCATAGCTGATG GGTTTAATTGGGGAGCTGGAAATGCGATGGGACACAGATTCGTTGAATCCATTTTTGGTCCTAGAACCATTAAAACAGAAGTTGTTTTACCAGAGAGAGTTGAAGTAGCTGCTGTCTCTGCCATTGATGATAACGATAAATACAAGGACTACAATGAATCATGTAGCATAAGCTATAATGCATTTCAAGAA TGCTTGAACGTGGAAGGGAATAAACTAAGCAAATGTCACGTATTCATGGATTCGCTCTTCGAGTGCAGGAAGAACTCTAGTTCCTTCAACTTCTAA
- the LOC108843614 gene encoding hypersensitive-induced response protein 2 — MGQVLGCVQVDQSTVAIKETFGKFDNVLQPGCHCMPWCLGSQVAGHLSLRVQQLDVRCETKTKDNVFVTVVASIQYRALAESAQDAFYKLSNTRNQIQAYVFDVIRASVPKLDLDSTFEQKNDIAKTVESELEKAMSHYGYEIVQTLIVDIEPDVHVKKAMNEINAASRMREAASEKAEAEKILQIKRAEGEAESKYLSGLGIARQRQAIVDGLRNSVLAFSESVPGTSSKDVMDMVLITQYFDTLKDIGASSKSNSVFIPHGPGAVKDIASQIRDGLLQGKAAE; from the exons ATGGGTCAAGTTTTAGGATGTGTGCAAGTTGATCAGTCGACTGTAGCAATCAAAGAGACTTTTGGGAAGTTCGACAATGTTCTCCAGCCAGGTTGTCACTGTATGCCATGGTGCTTAGGTAGTCAAGTCGCTGGTCACCTTTCGTTGCGTGTTCAGCAGCTCGATGTTCGCTGCGAGACCAAAACCAAG gATAATGTGTTTGTAACCGTTGTTGCATCCATACAATACCGTGCCTTAGCTGAAAGTGCTCAAGATGCTTTTTACAAGCTCAGCAACACCAGGAACCAGATTCAGGCTTATGTGTTTGATG TGATCCGAGCAAGTGTTCCTAAGCTGGACCTAGACTCAACCTTTGAGCAGAAGAATGACATTGCCAAAACCGTTGAGAGTGAGCTTGAAAAG GCTATGTCTCATTACGGGTATGAGATAGTCCAGACGCTTATTGTGGACATTGAGCCAGATGTGCATGTAAAGAAGGCAATGAATGAGATCAATGCCG CTTCGAGAATGAGAGAGGCAGCGAGTGAGAAAGCTGAAGCAGAGAAGATACTGCAGATCAAGAGAGCCGAGGGAGAAGCTGAATCGAAATACCTTTCAGGTCTTGGTATAGCACGTCAGAGACAAGCCATTGTGGATGGTCTGAGAAACAGCGTGCTTGCATTCTCTGAGTCTGTTCCAGGGACTTCTTCCAAAGACGTCATGGACATGGTTCTGATCACTCAGTACTTTGACACACTTAAGGATATTGGGGCGTCTTCCAAGTCAAACTCCGTGTTCATACCGCACGGTCCAGGCGCTGTTAAGGACATTGCTTCACAGATCAGGGATGGTTTACTTCAGGGGAAAGCTGCTGAGTAA